cattttataatgttttgatgtcACTGATGGTCTTtgacagtctttttttttgtattattattattttcgttGCAGGATCTTTTTTCAGTCGCTCTTTGGAATTTGGATTTGATTAAAATGGGCCTATTTGATGCTCTTAGAGATTTTAGTTTATTAACATGGCTAAGAGAAGAAAGACAGTCTCGGAGGCTGATTCTGTTGATCGTTTTCATTGCTTTGCTGTTGGACAACATGCTGTTGACGGTGGTCGGTAAGTGCTACTGTTGTTCACACCTGTTACATGTGCAGGCACATATGATGCGAAGAGCACAAATCCCTCACAGCGACCAATGATAAACTGTTCATGCAATGCTTATATACATAAGATgcatttttatgataaaatatattatcatatattatgcTGTCATAATATAGCCTAAAATGTCTGTAACATTCACAAAACTTaccatttcatatatttatagcctatattttcatatatatatatatattatatatatatatttatatatcaatttgatatatagcctatatatatttatatatcaatttgATATATGTTGCATTATGTattatgaaaatgtgaaaaagtgtCACTAACAGTATACAAATGTTAATTACTGCACGTAAATAATTAATAGAGCGGGTCTTCGAATAAACAAAATtatcattggattttttttttgtatatatgtaatatttattgattgatttatttatttaataatcgattttaaatcaatactaatttaaataaattgtttgattTAAAGTATTTCAAAAACGTTATTTGTTAAGACAGGGGGGGAAAGTGCATTAAAAGTAAAATGATCAATCTGCTTAATGCGCCTATGAATAAAATACCTTTAACTATCCTAAACGATTGTTTCCCCGTGTAAACTCTAAATTGTCGGCTGCTCTAGTGGCTGCGGTTGATCAGAATTAAAGTAGCATATCATATCCTCTAACGCTGCCAGAGCTCCGTCCGCACGAGAGTCTCATAATGTGACAGTGTGACGCGCGCTCTAAACTGTCTTTGTTTGTTCTCACGTCCGCGAGCCAAGAAACGGCCACGGTAATTCAGCTGGAAATAATACACAAGATGAATATGGCCTGTGTGTACATACAGATGGAACCAGGCGAAAACTGAACCTGTCGTTCTTTGGCTCAAGTGTTGAATGAAGAGGCTTTTGAGCGTTATCGCACACGGTGTCCCTGTGGGTTATTTATGCATGATAATGTCAAACACATCTAAGAAACCCAATATTGTTCACAAGAAAGGTCATATGTGGGCTTACACAGATAGAAAAATCTttgaaattaatttgtatttatttatttatttgtaaaatgattGGTAAACTGATTCTAGTTGTCTAAAACTAATGCGTGATTTTCTGAACGTTATGTTTTAAGAGTAGAACAAAGCTTGCTTACTGTGAAACCTCAAGTCTGTGAGGAACCCTTAAGTATTGTAGGATATAATTTAAGACTATGTATAAACAAATTATTGATATCACTGTCTCTATCTCATGGTTATTATTATCTCTGCTCTTTCCTCTCTTGTAGTGCCTATTATTCCAAGCTACCTGTACTCAGTGGATGATGAGGCTGCTCAGTCGGTCCGGAATCACTCCATGTCCCCTCTGTCCCCATCTGGCACCTTTCAGAGCATTGTGTCTCTGTATGATAACACAACACGCCTGACCGGTCTCAGCCCACAGATGAGCACGGCTGGCCCAATGACCCCGGCCCCTACTTCTGTGATGCCCTCTCAAAATAAGTCTGACTGCCCTAAAGCAGATGACCAGCTTCTGAATGAGAATGTGAAAGTGGGTCTGTTGTTTGCCTCTAAAGCAACAGTACAGTTAATTACTAACCCCTTTATAGGGCCCCTTACCAACAGGTGGGTTAAGGCAAAATCACACGTTTAAAGTACAGCAGCTACCATTTCTCTCAAAAGGAGCATGAGATTGCATGATATTTTGTGCATGCAGTGAGTGTAAATGGAGTGTAAGTAAGGTGAATATTGCAGTGCAATTGTCTTTCTGCCTCTGTCTGTTGAGTGATCAGCAGTAGTTTGATCACTCGTGCATGTGCCGTCACCCCTTTAGTATTGGCCTGTCCAGTTTAATTCATCACTGCTGCATTGATCGGATCCCACTAGAGCTTGCCAAAATCTTGGGATCGGTCAGCTATAATATTTTGTAGCAATGCGCATCACTGTTAGTGGTACACAAAGTGTAACTCACAAGATGTGAAGCAGAagcaaaaatacattatttatatgatcttataattattataataaaagaaaatattaatttgacttaTGAGTGATGCCAGCACTGTAAGTTCAATGTTtgtgtgtaaaatgaaaaaagttggTGCAAGAGTTTTAAGTTCCATAGGTTAGACATTCGTgattcatttcttatttataatTGCAGAATAGGATACCAGATCCCGATGTTTGCTGGTTTCTGCATCATGTTTGTGTCAACCCTAAGTGAGTACATAAAGAGtcatttctaaccttttttttaaacattaatctaATTACTAAGTGTCTTTATGGAAAGGGGTGGAGAAGATGCCATATATTTATACAATGTAAGATTTAGCTACAAGCTATCCGTTGTCTATTTCTATGATAAAtatgtttactttttctttttctcctgtcTGTTTTACTCTGTGTGAAGTGTTTGCGTTTTCATCAAGCTATACGTTGCTGTTTTTGGCCAGATCTCTACAAGGTGTTGGCTCCTCCTGTTCTTCTGTGGCGGGTAACAGATCTTGTACAATATTATGTTAGAATTCAAAAGTATTCTGTCAAAAGCTGCAACGTAATGCTTTATTATCCCTTAGTAAATCTTGAGTGTGCTAAAACGCATTTGACTTTGATGTTCTCAGAACTCTGCATGCATAAAGCCTGATAAAGTTAATGGTGTTCAGGTGCTTGTGTAAAATGCATCCTGTTCCCATTCAAATATGTATACAGCCTTGGATCTTAATTATAAAACTGGCTCCTGATTAGTGATTTCATTGTAAAAATTCATACgttattgagtttattttttggtttattgcTAGAATTTAAAGGGTCTATATTGTAATGAACCACATTTACCTCAGTCTTTTGAAAGAGCTTGAACACAGAAATATGTACACCTCAAAAAGagcataaaagtatttttttgtgatgtcacactgATGGATGCTAAAAAAgcttaagaaattttaaatattattatattgcacAACACTGTTATATTGCACAACACTGCACAAAATACTAATATAACAGACAAGAAAAAAACTTTACCCTCTGTAACTAACTATTTCTGTGTGTCATTATACAGGTATGGGGATGCTGGCAAGTGTTTACACAGATGATGAGGAAAGAGGAAATGCTATAGGAATTGCTCTGGGAGGCCTAGCCATGGGAGTTTTGGGTGTGTACTGTATGATTaggattttattatatatatatatattgatctgCAAAACAGGTACAATGGAGATCTTGAATCCTAGAAACGGGGGGGTTATGCATTAAGTGCCTTGGAGTTTAAGGTTTGGAGGTAATTTTAAGTGGCATGTTTAAAGCCCAAGAGCAGTGGTCAGAAGAAATGCCCTGAGTGGGGCCTGAACCTGGTGCTTCCTGTTAATGATGTCATGCTTTAACCACTGTTGCAGGATGTTTAATCCCTGATAGtccattattttattcataatggCAAGTAAGGCATTAAAAAATGTTGATCCACTGGATAAGAGCTATTTTGTCCTAAGTGATTACATTTTGCTAGCGTCATTAAAGTGCGCAAATACTGTACTTGTTAATCAAGTGGAGAGCAGCAGAAAAATGGAGCACAGTAATTTCACTTAAAACCTATAAAACTATATTCATCTGGATAGTTTCAGACTTGAAATGGGTTTGTTGCTGCAGAACACATTATTGTTTCACTGTGGTTTGGTAACCTTGGTAATGTAAACTGTTCTCCAGAGCAATTAGTATTGGATTTGTGGCCTGTGTTAATTCAAAGCATATTGGCAATGACAAGAGTTTTCAAAGTAAAGATACTTTGAGGAGCAGTACTTGCATCTAGTCTTTGAGTAGTatgcagtatactgtatatatgtgtgtgtgttgtgcagttgGCCCTCCGTTTGGAAGTGTCATGTATGAGTTTGTTGGTAAGACGGCTCCTTTCCTTATCCTGGCAGTGCTGGCGGTGCTTGATGGAGGTGAGTTCATCAATCTCTCTTTTTTAAGCTTGCCAACATTTTTCCAATCAAAACAATGAGAATGATAGATTAAGCAGTAAAGCTTTGTGTTATTGTGATAGAAATGTGGAATTGAATGCTGATGACAGAAACTCATTATAACTGAATTTCTGATCCTAAATAATGTTGGCTTTATatctgacttgttttttttttctcattttcatgaaCAGCTCTGCAGCTATTTGTGCTTCAGCCTTCTAAAGTTGATCCAGAGGTGAGTACAGTACCTTCTTTCCTGATTTAATTTGATCTAACTGATCTAAAAGTGATGTATAGTATTAGGTAAACACTCACATAAAGGTCAAGCTCTGCGTAAGCATCTGTGTAAGCATTTTGACAAAGAATGTGTGTTTAGGTGTGAATACTTGGGTTTTATAGCTACACTGTTATTTACAATGATATTTGGGACTTAAAATGTCAATTGTTTTGGCTAAAATCCTGAGCAAGAAGCTTACTATGACCTAGCATTAGATTTTGCAAAGCCTATTAATCATGATTTGGGCTcatgtttgtaattttgtaattggGAAGATGTAGCTTCAACAAGCTACACATTATATTGAACCTTTAGTTAGTATTCCTCTTGTGGGCAGAAACTGGGAGAAGAAGCTTTGGGAATGATTTCTTTCTTACTATTATTGGTCTAGTCTTATCTGTAACAGGACTAGAATGATTTGCAAGAGGAGTTTGGGTCTCTCACACTGGgtacttttaaacaaaatgtatttgggATTGAAAATA
The sequence above is drawn from the Cyprinus carpio isolate SPL01 chromosome A17, ASM1834038v1, whole genome shotgun sequence genome and encodes:
- the LOC109108023 gene encoding synaptic vesicular amine transporter-like, whose amino-acid sequence is MGLFDALRDFSLLTWLREERQSRRLILLIVFIALLLDNMLLTVVVPIIPSYLYSVDDEAAQSVRNHSMSPLSPSGTFQSIVSLYDNTTRLTGLSPQMSTAGPMTPAPTSVMPSQNKSDCPKADDQLLNENVKVGLLFASKATVQLITNPFIGPLTNRIGYQIPMFAGFCIMFVSTLMFAFSSSYTLLFLARSLQGVGSSCSSVAGMGMLASVYTDDEERGNAIGIALGGLAMGVLVGPPFGSVMYEFVGKTAPFLILAVLAVLDGALQLFVLQPSKVDPESQKGTSIITLMKDPYILIAAGSICFANMAIAMLEPALPIWMMETMCPRKWQLGVAFLPASISYLIGTNIFAVLAHKMGRWLCSLIGMLLVGISILCVPLAKDIYGLIVPNFGVGFAIGMVDSSMMPIMGYLVDLRHVSVYGSVYAIADVAFCMGFAIGPSAGGAIARSIGFPWLMTIIGVIDILFAPLCFFLRNPPANEEKMAILMDSSCSMKTRSYSTQGSSYQMGEDFDPESPE